A window of Clavibacter michiganensis contains these coding sequences:
- a CDS encoding oxidoreductase, with amino-acid sequence MTPALPAVAVVGPGAIGTSVAAALHEAGVPVLLCGRTARDRLVLVADDATVVVPGPVRTDPAGISAPVDLVLLAVKATQVEAAAPWLRALCHAGTVVVVLQNGIEQVGDIAPHVPGCPVVPAVVWFPAEARADGSVLLRGDPRITLPDVPASRVAEDALAGGRCRVELAADFRTVAWRKLVQNAVAGIMAATGRRAGVFRRDDVAGLARGYARECLAVARAEGAHLDDGVADRIVDDFRAAPADQGTSILADREAGRPLEWEARNGVILRRARAHGLPTPIGDVLVPLLAAASDGPG; translated from the coding sequence GTGACGCCCGCCCTACCTGCCGTCGCCGTCGTCGGCCCGGGCGCGATCGGCACGTCCGTCGCCGCCGCGCTGCACGAGGCGGGGGTGCCCGTGCTCCTCTGCGGGCGCACGGCGCGCGACCGGCTCGTGCTGGTCGCCGACGACGCCACCGTCGTGGTCCCGGGGCCCGTGCGCACGGATCCGGCGGGGATCAGCGCGCCCGTCGACCTCGTGCTCCTCGCGGTGAAGGCCACGCAGGTCGAGGCGGCGGCGCCGTGGCTCCGGGCGCTGTGCCACGCGGGCACGGTGGTCGTGGTCCTGCAGAACGGGATCGAGCAGGTCGGGGACATCGCGCCGCACGTCCCGGGCTGCCCGGTCGTGCCCGCTGTGGTGTGGTTCCCCGCGGAGGCGCGGGCCGACGGGTCGGTGCTCCTCCGCGGCGACCCGCGCATCACGCTGCCCGACGTGCCGGCGTCGCGGGTCGCCGAGGACGCGCTCGCCGGCGGGCGGTGCCGGGTCGAGCTCGCGGCCGACTTCCGGACGGTGGCCTGGCGGAAGCTCGTGCAGAACGCGGTGGCGGGGATCATGGCCGCCACCGGGCGGCGGGCCGGCGTGTTCCGGCGGGACGACGTGGCGGGGCTCGCCCGGGGGTACGCGCGCGAGTGCCTCGCAGTGGCCCGGGCCGAGGGCGCCCATCTCGACGACGGGGTGGCCGACCGGATCGTCGACGACTTCCGCGCGGCCCCCGCCGACCAGGGCACCTCGATCCTCGCCGACCGGGAGGCGGGTCGGCCGCTCGAGTGGGAGGCGCGCAACGGCGTGATCCTGCGTCGGGCCCGGGCGCACGGCCTGCCCACGCCGATCGGCGACGTCCTCGTGCCGCTGCTGGCGGCCGCGAGCGACGGGCCCGGCTGA
- a CDS encoding DapH/DapD/GlmU-related protein, with translation MTTKLTEEPLIAPDVVMSGSDLGRWTQIGASTRLLDTVIGDYSYCDRLCDFAHTDVGRFSNIASAVRVGATDHPLDRATLHHFMYRSTMYWDDVEDDAEFFEHRRSRRTSIGHDTWIGHGAMIKPGVRVGDGAVVASGAVVTRDVPDYAIVAGVPATVIRFRQPPEIAERLRRLAWWDWDHATLRARLDDFRALPTEAFLERYEG, from the coding sequence ATGACCACGAAGCTCACCGAGGAGCCCCTGATCGCCCCCGACGTCGTCATGTCCGGCAGCGACCTCGGCCGCTGGACGCAGATCGGCGCGAGCACGCGCCTGCTCGACACCGTGATCGGCGACTACAGCTACTGCGACCGCCTCTGCGACTTCGCGCACACCGACGTGGGCCGCTTCTCCAACATCGCGAGCGCCGTGCGCGTCGGCGCCACCGACCACCCGCTCGACCGGGCGACGCTGCACCACTTCATGTACCGCAGCACCATGTACTGGGACGACGTCGAGGACGACGCGGAGTTCTTCGAGCACCGCCGATCCCGCCGCACGAGCATCGGGCACGACACGTGGATCGGCCACGGCGCCATGATCAAGCCGGGCGTGCGCGTGGGCGACGGCGCGGTCGTCGCGTCGGGTGCGGTCGTCACGCGCGACGTGCCGGACTACGCGATCGTCGCGGGCGTCCCCGCGACCGTGATCCGCTTCCGCCAGCCCCCGGAGATCGCCGAGCGCCTGCGGCGGCTCGCGTGGTGGGACTGGGATCACGCGACCCTCCGCGCGCGCCTGGACGACTTCCGGGCCCTGCCGACCGAGGCGTTCCTGGAGCGGTACGAGGGCTGA
- the phnN gene encoding phosphonate metabolism protein/1,5-bisphosphokinase (PRPP-forming) PhnN: protein MSDAVSAGTSPAAASPAAPAPVPLGPGPFVAVVGASGVGKDALLAAARARSGPDAHFPRRAITRPPGPGEDFDAVGDEEFAAAAARGDYAVTWRAHGLSYGIPATADDAVRAGAAVVANVSRSMLDVLQARYARLVVVRITVSEDVRAARLRERGREAADDIARRLARQDPAPDRVADHEVRNHGTVAEGGEALLRAIRAARASALAASAPAASPLPHPIDPAPRGRTETP from the coding sequence GTGAGCGACGCCGTCTCCGCGGGCACCTCGCCGGCCGCCGCCTCTCCCGCCGCTCCGGCTCCCGTTCCCCTCGGCCCCGGCCCGTTCGTCGCCGTCGTCGGCGCGAGCGGGGTCGGCAAGGACGCGCTGCTCGCCGCGGCCCGCGCGCGCAGCGGACCGGACGCGCACTTCCCCCGCCGCGCCATCACCCGCCCGCCCGGGCCCGGCGAGGACTTCGACGCCGTCGGCGACGAGGAGTTCGCCGCGGCGGCCGCGCGCGGCGACTACGCCGTGACCTGGCGCGCGCACGGCCTCTCGTACGGGATCCCCGCCACGGCCGACGACGCCGTCCGCGCGGGTGCCGCCGTGGTCGCGAACGTCTCCCGCAGCATGCTCGACGTGCTCCAGGCGCGCTACGCGCGGCTGGTCGTGGTGCGGATCACGGTGTCCGAGGACGTGCGGGCCGCCCGGCTCCGGGAGCGCGGACGAGAGGCCGCCGACGACATCGCCCGGCGGCTCGCCCGCCAGGATCCGGCGCCCGACCGGGTGGCCGACCACGAGGTGCGGAACCACGGCACGGTCGCCGAGGGCGGCGAGGCCCTGCTCCGCGCCATCCGGGCGGCCCGCGCGTCCGCGCTGGCCGCCTCCGCGCCGGCCGCCTCCCCGCTCCCCCACCCCATCGACCCCGCGCCCCGCGGACGGACGGAGACCCCATGA
- a CDS encoding alpha-D-ribose 1-methylphosphonate 5-triphosphate diphosphatase — protein sequence MSRETVLRNARIVLDDEVLHGSVLIRDGLVADISPGTAGEVGGTGDDLDGDLLIPGLVELHTDHLESHAQPRPGTRWDPIAAVLAHDAQLSGAGVTTVFDAIRIGTLEGRDDATTLSLSLAEAIEHAVAAGLLRAEHLIHLRCEVAAPGTVAEFREFDRIASVRLASLMDHTPGQRQYADVEAFSRYMVGRGRVSQAGIGALMEELQDVAAEHSTPNRIAIAELATARGVTLAAHDDATVAHVEESAALGVRISEFPTTEVAARAAREHGQLIVMGAPNIVRGGSQSGNVAAAELLALGLLDVLSSDYVPASPLQAIVQLDADGILPITRGVRLVSGDPARAVGLDDRGSIRVGARADLVRVHRHVVPASERHPGGRTVPVVRGVHLRGARVS from the coding sequence ATGAGCCGCGAGACCGTCCTCCGCAACGCCCGCATCGTCCTCGACGACGAGGTGCTGCACGGATCCGTCCTGATCCGCGACGGCCTCGTCGCCGACATCTCCCCCGGCACCGCCGGCGAGGTCGGCGGCACCGGAGACGACCTCGACGGCGACCTCCTGATCCCCGGCCTCGTCGAGCTGCACACCGACCACCTCGAGTCGCACGCGCAGCCCCGGCCGGGCACGCGCTGGGATCCGATCGCCGCGGTCCTCGCGCACGACGCCCAGCTGAGCGGCGCCGGCGTCACCACGGTCTTCGACGCGATCCGCATCGGCACCCTCGAGGGCAGGGACGACGCCACCACGCTGTCCCTCTCGCTCGCGGAGGCCATCGAGCACGCCGTGGCCGCCGGGCTGCTGCGCGCGGAGCACCTCATCCACCTGCGCTGCGAGGTCGCGGCGCCGGGCACGGTCGCCGAGTTCCGCGAGTTCGACCGCATCGCGTCCGTCCGCCTGGCCTCGCTCATGGACCACACGCCCGGGCAGCGCCAGTACGCGGACGTCGAGGCCTTCTCGCGCTACATGGTGGGCCGCGGACGGGTGTCCCAGGCCGGGATCGGCGCCCTCATGGAGGAGCTGCAGGACGTCGCCGCGGAGCACTCGACGCCCAACCGCATCGCCATCGCCGAGCTCGCCACCGCGCGCGGGGTGACGCTCGCGGCCCACGACGACGCCACCGTCGCGCACGTCGAGGAGTCCGCGGCGCTCGGGGTGCGCATCTCCGAGTTCCCGACGACCGAGGTCGCCGCGCGCGCCGCCCGCGAGCACGGGCAGCTGATCGTCATGGGCGCGCCGAACATCGTGCGCGGCGGCAGCCAGTCGGGCAACGTCGCGGCCGCCGAGCTGCTCGCGCTGGGGCTGCTCGACGTGCTCTCGTCCGACTACGTCCCCGCGAGCCCGCTGCAGGCGATCGTGCAGCTCGACGCCGACGGGATCCTGCCCATCACGCGCGGCGTGCGCCTCGTAAGCGGCGACCCGGCGCGGGCCGTCGGGCTCGACGACCGCGGGTCGATCCGCGTGGGCGCGCGCGCGGACCTCGTGCGCGTGCACCGCCACGTCGTGCCCGCGAGCGAGCGGCACCCCGGCGGCCGCACCGTGCCCGTCGTCCGCGGCGTGCACCTCCGGGGAGCGCGGGTGTCGTGA
- a CDS encoding DUF1045 domain-containing protein produces MTRVAVYAIPGVGSDGPVAILLRERAEAWLGRSVVGGSAAPAPGAPAGWTRAEVDAVTVDARRYGFHGTLKAPFRVADGRDLDGLEAAVADLAGSRDPVALPGLRVASLGGFLALVPTGPVPALDALAADVVMRLDGFRAPPTDAETARRDPASLSPRQRELLATWGYPHVLDRFRFHLTLTDRIPAAARPRAEAALVAWFADATDRPVAVDALALVVEDAPGAPFRLRSVHPLHPRATPAPDPEGPR; encoded by the coding sequence ATGACCCGCGTCGCGGTCTACGCCATCCCCGGCGTCGGCTCGGACGGCCCCGTCGCGATCCTGCTGCGGGAGCGCGCCGAGGCGTGGCTCGGGCGGTCCGTCGTCGGCGGATCCGCCGCACCCGCCCCCGGCGCGCCCGCCGGCTGGACGCGTGCCGAGGTGGACGCGGTCACGGTCGACGCCCGCCGCTACGGCTTCCACGGGACGCTGAAGGCGCCCTTCCGCGTCGCCGACGGACGCGACCTCGACGGGCTCGAGGCCGCGGTCGCCGACCTCGCGGGCTCCCGTGACCCCGTCGCGCTGCCCGGCCTCCGGGTCGCCTCGCTCGGCGGCTTCCTCGCGCTCGTACCGACCGGTCCGGTCCCGGCGCTGGACGCGCTCGCCGCCGACGTCGTCATGCGGCTCGACGGGTTCCGCGCGCCCCCGACCGACGCGGAGACCGCCCGCCGGGATCCCGCCTCCCTCAGCCCGCGGCAGCGCGAGCTGCTCGCGACCTGGGGCTACCCGCACGTGCTCGACCGGTTCCGATTCCACCTGACCCTCACCGACCGGATCCCGGCCGCCGCACGCCCCCGCGCCGAGGCCGCCCTGGTCGCCTGGTTCGCCGACGCCACGGACCGCCCGGTCGCCGTCGACGCCCTCGCCCTCGTGGTCGAGGACGCCCCCGGCGCCCCCTTCCGCCTGCGCTCCGTGCACCCGCTCCACCCCCGCGCCACCCCGGCGCCCGACCCCGAAGGACCCCGATGA
- the phnL gene encoding phosphonate C-P lyase system protein PhnL, which translates to MTGSTPGPVPATAPILTVDDVAKTFTMHLQGGQRLAVLDGLSFVVGRAEAVVLGGASGAGKSTVLKLVYGNYLADRGRIVVHAPGGDVDMATAPPRAVLAARRDAVGYVSQFLRCVPRVGTLDVVAEPLVARGVDAEDARDRAARILTRLSIPERLWSLPPATFSGGEQQRVNVARGFLPELPLLLLDEPTASLDARNRDVVVELIAEKRAAGVGMLGIFHDAEVRAAVADRAVDVEAFVPAVAVAAR; encoded by the coding sequence ATGACCGGAAGCACCCCCGGACCCGTGCCCGCGACCGCCCCGATCCTCACCGTCGACGACGTCGCCAAGACCTTCACGATGCACCTGCAGGGCGGCCAGCGGCTCGCCGTGCTGGACGGCCTCTCCTTCGTCGTCGGCCGCGCCGAGGCCGTCGTCCTCGGCGGCGCCTCCGGGGCCGGGAAGTCCACGGTCCTGAAGCTCGTCTACGGCAACTACCTCGCCGACCGCGGCCGCATCGTGGTGCACGCTCCGGGCGGCGACGTCGACATGGCGACCGCCCCGCCGCGCGCCGTCCTCGCCGCCCGCCGCGACGCGGTCGGCTACGTGAGCCAGTTCCTCCGCTGCGTCCCGCGCGTCGGCACGCTCGACGTGGTGGCCGAGCCGCTCGTCGCGCGCGGGGTCGACGCGGAGGACGCGCGCGACCGGGCGGCGCGCATCCTCACGCGGCTGTCGATCCCGGAGCGGCTGTGGTCGCTGCCGCCCGCGACCTTCTCGGGCGGCGAGCAGCAGCGCGTGAACGTCGCGCGCGGGTTCCTGCCGGAGCTGCCCCTGCTCCTCCTCGACGAGCCGACCGCGTCGCTCGACGCCAGGAACCGCGACGTGGTGGTCGAGCTGATCGCCGAGAAGCGCGCCGCCGGCGTCGGAATGCTCGGGATCTTCCACGACGCCGAGGTGCGGGCCGCGGTCGCCGACCGGGCCGTGGACGTGGAGGCGTTCGTGCCGGCCGTCGCGGTGGCCGCCCGATGA
- the phnK gene encoding phosphonate C-P lyase system protein PhnK, producing the protein MSDDRPLLEVRGAAHRYGDRYGCRDVDLDLHPGEVLAVVGESGSGKSTLLGTLSQRLALSEGSIRYRLADGEVVELADLSESAVRRLWRSEWGFVHQDPADGLRMHVSAGGNVGEPLMTNGWRHYGRIRETAAEWLRHVEIPVDRIDDHPTTFSGGMRQRLQIARNLVISPRLVFMDEPTSGLDVSVQARLLDLIRGLVAELGLAVVIVTHDLAVARLISHRTLVMKDGRVIESGLTDRVLDDPQAAYTQLLVSSILQG; encoded by the coding sequence ATGAGCGACGACCGACCGCTGCTCGAGGTCCGCGGGGCCGCCCACCGCTACGGCGACCGCTACGGCTGCCGCGACGTCGACCTCGACCTGCACCCCGGCGAGGTGCTCGCGGTCGTGGGCGAGTCGGGATCCGGGAAGTCGACCCTGCTCGGCACCCTCTCCCAGCGGCTCGCGCTCAGCGAGGGCAGCATCCGCTACCGGCTGGCCGACGGCGAGGTCGTGGAGCTCGCCGACCTGTCCGAGAGCGCGGTGCGCCGGCTGTGGCGGAGCGAGTGGGGCTTCGTGCACCAGGATCCCGCCGACGGCCTGCGCATGCACGTGAGCGCGGGCGGCAACGTCGGCGAGCCGCTCATGACGAACGGGTGGCGGCACTACGGGCGGATCCGCGAGACCGCGGCCGAGTGGCTACGGCACGTGGAGATCCCCGTCGACCGCATCGACGACCACCCGACGACGTTCTCCGGCGGCATGCGGCAGCGGCTGCAGATCGCCCGGAACCTCGTCATCTCGCCGCGGCTCGTCTTCATGGACGAGCCCACGAGCGGCCTCGACGTCTCCGTGCAGGCGCGCCTGCTCGACCTCATCCGCGGCCTCGTGGCGGAGCTCGGCCTCGCGGTCGTGATCGTCACCCACGACCTCGCCGTCGCCCGCCTCATCTCGCACCGCACGCTCGTGATGAAGGACGGCCGCGTCATCGAGTCCGGCCTCACCGACCGGGTCCTCGACGACCCGCAGGCCGCCTACACCCAGCTGCTCGTCTCCTCGATCCTGCAAGGATGA
- a CDS encoding alpha-D-ribose 1-methylphosphonate 5-phosphate C-P-lyase PhnJ gives MSASLIGYNLGYLDEQTKRMIRRALLKAVAIPGFQVPFASREVPMPRGWGTGGVQVTAAVIGEDDVLKVIDQGADDTTNAVSIRQFFASVAGVATTTRTDEATVIQTRHRIPETPLAEGQVIVYQVPMPEPLRFLEPRETETRRLHALEEYGLMYVKLYEDIARFGHVAKTYDYPVMVAGRYLMAPSPVPSFDNPKMHMSPALQLFGAGREKRIYAVPPYTSVESLGFEDHPFEPQSFEDPCAICGSTGVYLDEVITDDRGASMHVCSDTDHCERTVEAARAHDEEARA, from the coding sequence ATGAGCGCCTCCCTCATCGGCTACAACCTCGGCTACCTCGACGAGCAGACCAAGCGCATGATCCGCCGCGCGCTCCTCAAGGCCGTCGCGATCCCCGGCTTCCAGGTGCCGTTCGCGAGCCGCGAGGTGCCCATGCCGCGCGGCTGGGGCACGGGCGGCGTGCAGGTCACGGCGGCCGTGATCGGCGAGGACGACGTGCTGAAGGTCATCGACCAGGGCGCGGACGACACCACGAACGCCGTCTCCATCCGGCAGTTCTTCGCGTCCGTCGCCGGCGTCGCCACGACCACGCGCACCGACGAGGCCACCGTGATCCAGACGCGGCACCGGATCCCGGAGACGCCGCTCGCCGAGGGCCAGGTCATCGTCTACCAGGTGCCCATGCCGGAGCCGCTGCGCTTCCTCGAGCCCCGCGAGACGGAGACCCGGCGCCTGCACGCGCTCGAGGAGTACGGGCTGATGTACGTGAAGCTCTACGAGGACATCGCGCGCTTCGGGCACGTCGCCAAGACGTACGACTACCCCGTGATGGTCGCGGGCCGGTACCTCATGGCCCCGTCCCCCGTCCCGAGCTTCGACAACCCGAAGATGCACATGAGCCCGGCGCTGCAGCTGTTCGGCGCCGGCCGCGAGAAGCGGATCTACGCGGTGCCGCCGTACACGAGCGTGGAGAGCCTCGGCTTCGAGGACCACCCGTTCGAGCCGCAGTCCTTCGAGGATCCGTGCGCGATCTGCGGATCCACGGGCGTGTACCTCGACGAGGTCATCACCGACGACCGGGGCGCGTCCATGCACGTCTGCTCCGACACCGACCACTGCGAGCGCACGGTCGAGGCCGCCCGCGCCCACGACGAGGAGGCGCGCGCATGA